Part of the Paenarthrobacter sp. JL.01a genome is shown below.
ACTCATGCCCACGGCGCCTTCCTCCATGGCGGTCCGGATGACGTCCTGCATCTGCTGCTGTTGCTCCGGCGTCGGGTCACCCTCGGCGAAGCCCATCACCATCGCGCGGACGGTTCCCTGCGGCACCAGGTAGGCGGCGTTGGTGGCGATACGACCGGCCTCGTCCTCGGTGTCCAGTCGATCGAGGTACTCCCCCACGGTCCGCCAGTTCCAGTCAAAGCCGGCCGGATTGTCGTTCCAACCCGCGATCTTCTCCCGGACGCCGGCCAACGTCGCATCGTCCACGGGGGCGTAGGAAAGCCCGTCCTGCCCGAGCAATTCCGTGGTGACGCCCTGGCTGAGTTTGGCGTAGTGGTCTTTGTTGACCAACAACTGCAGGTCCGAGTGGGCGTGCATGTCGATGAACCCCGGGCTCAGGACAAAGCCTGTGGCATCGATGACGCGGTCCGCGCCGGTTTCGGCTGCGGTGAGGCTACCGGCGCCGACGACGGCGGCAATCACCGCGCCGTCCAACAGGACGTCGGCGGCACGGCGGTCCGCTCCGGTTCCGTCCACCAGGGTGGCGTTGCTGATGAGGGTCTTCATGGGGAGTCCTAGAAGAAGGCATGGATGACGTCGACGACGGTCTGGTCACTGTTGGTGTCGGCCAGGACCGGGATGACGGTCCACTTATCGAACGCCGTGCACGGGTGGGACAGGCCCAGCCGGACCACGTCGCCGGGGCGGACAGTGGTGGTTTGGGGGTCGAAGGTCATGAAGGAGTGCTGGTCATTGACGGAGGTGATCTCCCCGCCGGCCAACGCTTCCATGGCTCCGCCGAGCACAGGGCCGATGAGTTGCGGCTCGGGAAGGCCTTCGTCGAAGGGGAGGTCGCGCTTGCCGGCGTCGAGGATCGCCAGTCCCGGCTCAGGCTGCGAAACGACGCGCGCCCAACCGTACATTCCTGCGTGGAACGGCTGATCGCCAACCCGGGAGAATGGCGAGATCCCGCGGTAGAAGCCGTCGTCGTGGATGATGTAGGCGCCGCTGCGGATCATCAAATCAACCGACGGCCCTCCGGTTTCTGCGCCGGTGCTGATGGCCGGGGAGAGAACCGTCACCACATCGTCGAAGTAGGCACTGCCGCCGGCGGTAATAAACACCGACACCGCGCCGTACAGCCCAGCCGCGAGGAGTTCCTCGTGGAGCAGCCGCATGTCGGCGAGGTAGCCCCGGACGGCGGCCAGGCCGGCGTCGTCCGCTGTGTGCGCGAGCGAGCCTTCATAGCCGGCAACGCCCACCAAGCGAAGGTGCTGCGCGGCATCAACGGCCCGGGCAACCTCGAGTGCGGCCTCCACACCGCGGGCCCCGGTCCGGCCACCGTGCGCTCCGAGTTCCACCAGGACATCCAGCACCGCCCCGGTTCCCGCCAGCGTCCGCTCGATCAGGGCGACAGTCTCCACCGAGTCCACCCAGGACAGGATGGTGGAGTCCTGCTCCGCGACCCACTGGATCGCCTGCGGATCGGTGAGGCTGTTGGCGAGCTGCAGGTTCTGAACGCCGAACTCCCGGGCCACCCGGAGTTGCGCGAAGTTGGCCAGGGTGATGCCCCACGCCCCGCGGTTGAGCTGCTCCGTCCAGAGTTGCGGCGACATCGTGGTCTTGCCGTGGGGAGCGAGCAACACACCCTTTGCGGCGCACCACTGCGCCAGCCGATCCGCATTGGCGGCGAGCGCCCGCGCATCGAGTGTGAGCAGCGGAGTCTGGAGGTCCGCGAGCGTGTGCTTTTCGCGGAGGAATTCTGCGTGCGTGGTCCCGTTGGCGTTGGCGGGAATGGCCTTGTGATGCCAGTCGAGCCGGCGGTCGGCCAAGGTTGCCACGGCGGTTGCCGAGATGGCTTTGGAAGTGTCCACGCGTTGATTCCCTTCGCGGTGCTGCGGCGTTGAAGCTGCGTTGTGGGCTGCTTATGCTTGCGTTGCGTATTTTGCAACGCTGGTTGCAAACCTGATGGTGATATGTCTAACATGGTGGCGGATCGAGAGTCAAGGCCGCTGCGAAGCGCGCGAACCATGGGAGAACGAGTGCTTTCAGCTGTATGTGTCGGCGAAACGATGGCGATGCTGACCCCCGCCCAAGCCGTTCCCCTGCACATGGCCTCCGAGCTTCACTGCGGGATCGGCGGTGCGGAATCCAACGTCGCCATGGGCCTTGCCGCCATGGGCCTGGAGACCCACTGGGTCAGCCGCGTCGGGCACGACGGCTTCGGCACCCGCATCCTCAACGACCTCCGCGACCACGGCGTAGGAGTCTCCGGAGTGGAGGTCGACGCTGAGCGCCCTACCGGCCTCTACGTCAAGGTGCCGGCCCAGGAGTCAGACCCCGACGGCGGCAGTTCGGTGCTGTACTACCGGCAGGGATCAGCGGCTTCGGCCATGGGACGGGACACTCTTTCGAACCCTGCAGTCTCCTCGCTGCTGGACAACGCTTCGCTGATCCACTTGAGCGGGATCACCGCCGCGCTGTCCCCCGATTGCCTTTCCCTGCTCGAAGCCTTGCTCACCGCGCCCCGCGATGGACGCATCATCAGTTTCGACGTCAACTGGCGGGCAGCCCTTTGGGCAGGACAGGATCGCGGCGTCCTGCAGCGGCTGGCGAACCTGGCCGACGTCGTGCTGGTTGGCAAAGACGAGGCCGAGCACGCCTTCGGAACCACCGACGAAGCCGAACTCCGCAGGCTCATGCCGGAGCCCGGTGTGCTGGTGATCAAGAACGAAGCCATCAGTGCCATTGCGCTGGACAAAGCCGGCACCCGGGAAGAGGTCCCCGCGCTGTCCGTCGCCGTCGTCGAACCTGTTGGCGCCGGTGACTCCTTCGCCGCCGGTTACCTCAGCGGACTCCTCTACGGGCTGGGCCAAAAGGAGAGCCTCCGCCGCGGCCACGTTGCCGCCGCCTGCACACTGACGGTCCACGGCGATCGGGGGCCGCTGCCTCCGGCGGATGAACTTGCAGCCATCCTCGATTCCTCCGATGACGCTTGGGCTGCTATCCATGTTGAAGACGGACATTTCAACACCACCCGGAGCGTGACACCTTGAGCCAGAGCCTGATGCGGGCCATCGACCTGCTTGGCGAACTCGCCGCCAAACCAGCAACCCTGGACGAACTCTCGTCCAAGGCCTCCGTGCACAAGACCACCGTGATGCGGCTCCTGCACGCCCTCGAGGAAAAGCGCCTGGTGGTGCGGGACGAGGACCAGCGGTTCATGCTCGGCTCCAAGCTGTTCGAACTGTCCTCGCTCGCGCTCGAACAACGCGACATCCGCAAGGTGGCACACCCGCATCTCGCCGATCTCAACGGCAAGACCGGACACACCATCCACCTTGCCGCCTTTGAAGGGAACGAGGTGGTCTACATCGACAAGTTCGAGTCCC
Proteins encoded:
- a CDS encoding alanine racemase; the encoded protein is MDTSKAISATAVATLADRRLDWHHKAIPANANGTTHAEFLREKHTLADLQTPLLTLDARALAANADRLAQWCAAKGVLLAPHGKTTMSPQLWTEQLNRGAWGITLANFAQLRVAREFGVQNLQLANSLTDPQAIQWVAEQDSTILSWVDSVETVALIERTLAGTGAVLDVLVELGAHGGRTGARGVEAALEVARAVDAAQHLRLVGVAGYEGSLAHTADDAGLAAVRGYLADMRLLHEELLAAGLYGAVSVFITAGGSAYFDDVVTVLSPAISTGAETGGPSVDLMIRSGAYIIHDDGFYRGISPFSRVGDQPFHAGMYGWARVVSQPEPGLAILDAGKRDLPFDEGLPEPQLIGPVLGGAMEALAGGEITSVNDQHSFMTFDPQTTTVRPGDVVRLGLSHPCTAFDKWTVIPVLADTNSDQTVVDVIHAFF
- a CDS encoding sugar kinase, which produces MLSAVCVGETMAMLTPAQAVPLHMASELHCGIGGAESNVAMGLAAMGLETHWVSRVGHDGFGTRILNDLRDHGVGVSGVEVDAERPTGLYVKVPAQESDPDGGSSVLYYRQGSAASAMGRDTLSNPAVSSLLDNASLIHLSGITAALSPDCLSLLEALLTAPRDGRIISFDVNWRAALWAGQDRGVLQRLANLADVVLVGKDEAEHAFGTTDEAELRRLMPEPGVLVIKNEAISAIALDKAGTREEVPALSVAVVEPVGAGDSFAAGYLSGLLYGLGQKESLRRGHVAAACTLTVHGDRGPLPPADELAAILDSSDDAWAAIHVEDGHFNTTRSVTP